Within Ictalurus furcatus strain D&B chromosome 3, Billie_1.0, whole genome shotgun sequence, the genomic segment CACATCTGTGTTATACACCTGTGGCTCAGATATGAAAAAATTGACCATTTTAATGGAATTTAAATGTTACCAGTTTTACTGTAAAGCACAGCGATGCAGCGATTTCTAAACACACCCATGTGTAATCTGCAGATAAATATCAGTCAGTAATTCTATTCCAGTGAAATAGCATAAATCTTGCCATGTGAGGACACCAGTGTCATCAACTGTACTTTATAAAATGTGACCTTCAAGCCAGGTCATGCTATTTCATTTGCTCCAGTTTCTCCAGCATCTCCTTAGTGTCACACTGCCACATCTTCACCTGCTCCGTTGCTGTAACACCCTCCTGAGAAAGAAGGATTTGCACTctagtacagtatatattatatggccaaaagtatttagacacctgaccatcacacccatatgtacttgttgaacatcccattccagtgCCCAGTTTGCTGCTACAATAACCtccacacttctgggaaggctttccactagattttggaatgtgatTGTGGGGATTTGCCCTTTCAGTCACAAGaacattaatgaggtcaggcaaGAAAGCCTGGGGTGGAGTCGGTGGTCCAGTTCATCTcacaggtgttcagtggagttcaggtcagggctctgtgcaggtctcTTGAGTTCTtacacaccaaccttggcaaacaatGTCTTCATGAAACTTGCTTTTTGCACAGGGGCATTATTACGGTGGATCAAGTTTTGGCCCCTtcattccagtgaaggaaaattgcAATGCTACAACATACTAAGACATCCTAGACAATTGAGTagttccaactttgtggcaggagtttggggaagacccacatatgggtgtgatggtcaggtgtccacaaacgtttggccatatagtgtatctaaaATTAATTTGACCTTTTTCTACTAATATACAACAAGAACAAATTTGTTTCCCTGCACTTCAAGAGCTCTGCAATACTTACAGCATTCTTAATCTTCATGTCCGCTCCTGCCAATATTAGCGACTTGACTATTTTGTATCGGTTCAGTCTCACAGCATCATGCAACGCAGTATCACCTTCCTTAAAACAAAGTGAGTAATGTTAATGGTATAATAGAATACATGACATTTACACACTGAttaaagttataaaaaaaattcgaTTTGCTGAAAACCTCATAGTTCTTACCCAATCTTTGGCATTAATCCGGACACCACTGGACACAAGATGCTCCACAACTTCCCAGTGGCCTGTTCTGGTAGCCACATGTAATGGCGTGCTCAGAAGCTATGAGCATCAGAAACCATGCACTGACATATAagaatttactttcatttttacagtcatttatttatacacaatatatccaaaagtttgtggacatctgaccatcacacctatgtgttttttgaggaaaaccatatgggcaggtgtccacaaacttttggtcatacagTATATCTCAATTTTGTAAAGGTCTTTTACTTTATCTTTGACATTTAAATCAGCTCCTCTGCTCTGCAAGAGTTTAAGAGCAGCTAGACTTCCACCCCTGCAGGCCCAGTGCACAGCCGTACATGCCAACTGAGAAAATATCCAAAACATAGCATTTAAGACTGTGccataaatgaaagaaaaatctgGTGAACATTGACTCAAATTTTCTCACCCGGTCTTGGAAGTCGATGCTTGCTCCCTTATCCAGTAATCTCTCCACAATTTTAACGTGACCCTCAAAGGCAGCCCTATGAAGTCCTGATTttctgaactaaaaaaaaaagttattttttggGGGAAATATCATCATTGAAATGTAAGTGTAAAGGACATCAGAAATACCTCATCAGCAGTGTTTGGGTCTCCTCCATCTTCTAAGAATTTATCCACCACTTTGAGGTTTCCATTTGTGGCTGCCTTTAAGAAGTTTTCACAATCCAGAGGACCCTATATGATAAAAGCAGTGATAATAAATTTAACtgtaactgaaataaatgtaaataactaaTGAAAAGTATTATTAAATGGTTATGGAACACTAATCATAGGTTTAAGAAATAGGTATTAATGAATGGTTTACCATGCTTGAATGACCTTACCACATGAATATTGGTTAGGTTACTCAATTTTGCTGCTTTATTCTTCATCTTTTTCCTCAAACGGAGCTCAGTAATATTTTCAGCACCACCTAGCTCCACTATCTCATGCCTAAGATCAGACGAGGTCTTCCTCACCCGCTCCTCCACCTAATGACATCACCACTCATATCAATGACATACTATATTGTAGGTATACATAAAgtgctgctgtaatgtacaaAGTCATGTACATtcatgtataaataaacaatcaaaatGTTGATGAATTTTACTATGAGTTTTACATTCTCCTCTCCTGTTTACGATCACACTGCAAGTTAACGGTGAAGAATCTTTGCTGGAGTCCATTCATTTCTGATCTCTAATAATGCTGGTTCCAAGCTCTAAGCTTGTAATACCATGAGATGCCATGGTGTTGAGTTTGGATTAAGGCGGTGACTAAAAGTGACCATCTGAGAGTTctctaaccacatgagacaacTCTATTATAATCCAAAAAAAGCCAATGATATCATTCTACTCCTATGATCAATTAGAATTTGAATGTAGATTATATT encodes:
- the ankrd2 gene encoding ankyrin repeat domain-containing protein 2 — protein: MDKDILWATMIVDRKAEFDQQQQKCRTRARKLGILIMDDTKDGRDLSNESLNPNFANIQVEERVRKTSSDLRHEIVELGGAENITELRLRKKMKNKAAKLSNLTNIHVGPLDCENFLKAATNGNLKVVDKFLEDGGDPNTADEFRKSGLHRAAFEGHVKIVERLLDKGASIDFQDRLACTAVHWACRGGSLAALKLLQSRGADLNVKDKLLSTPLHVATRTGHWEVVEHLVSSGVRINAKDWEGDTALHDAVRLNRYKIVKSLILAGADMKIKNAEGVTATEQVKMWQCDTKEMLEKLEQMK